The following is a genomic window from Bacteroidia bacterium.
AATCCAGGAACACAAGCGGGCAAAGTCGTTCGCTTAAGGGGAAAAGGCATTACCAATATCAACGGTTATGGTGCCGGAGATCTCCTCGTCCATATTAATGTCTGGACACCGGAAAATCTTTCTCCTGAAGAAAGAAAAATCCTTACCAGGTTCATGGATTCTGAAAACTTCAAACCCAATCCTACGAAGGAACAAAAAGGACTATTCTCCAAAATCAGAGAGTTCTTCAGCGCATGACGCCAAGCCTTGAAAAGCTCGGCCACCTCCAGGATCTTCTGAAAATTGAGAAGGAGGAGGACATACGCCTGTACCGTGAAATGGTGCTGGAACGGTCGCTGACCGAACGGGTAAAACGGGGTATCTCCTGGTATCCCTTAGTGATGAAACGGCTTTTTGTTGGATTTGGGGATAAAATCGTCGTCGAACTGGAAGAAAGTGTCGCCGGAAAAACCAAAACAGCCAATTTCCAGGCTGGCGATCCCGTAAGTATTTTTGGAAATGTTTCCGATCAGGAAATGGGGCGAAACACCGGCGTGATCGCCTCTATACGAAAAGGAGTAATCAGAATTGCCTTAAACTCTGAGCAGATACCCGAATGGATCACAAGCGCCAGGCTTGGCATAGATCCGGAATTTGACGACAAAACCTACCAGGAAATGGAGCGCGCGCTCCGTAAGGTGATAGAGCCTGGCAAAAACCATCGGCTCGCGGAGCTTCGGGAAATTTTTTCAGGAGATAGCGTTCCCGAATTTCACAATTGGAAAGTTACTTATTCTAATCCCGCACTGAATCAATCGCAGAATCGTGCGGTTCAACGTGTGCTTGAAGCTCATGACATTGCCATTATCCATGGCCCCCCTGGTACCGGAAAAACAACTACGCTGGTTCAGGCCATTAAGGAAGTGCTTTTACATGAACATCAGGTCCTGGTATGCGCGCCAAGTAATACCGCAGTAGATCTTCTCACACTGAAATGCCATCAGGAAGGAATCAGCGTTGTAAGAATTGGAAATCCGGTGAGAGTGGAAGAAGCACTTCAGGAGCTCACTGTGGATGGATTAATGGCCAGTCATGAAGACTATCAGGCATTGCGCAAACTCCGCAAAGATGCAGAAGCGATAAAAACAGCTGCATTAAAGTTTAAAAGAAATTTTGGCGCAAGGGAAAGGCAGCAGCGTCAGGAACTGATGCGTGAAGCGCGGGATTTAAAGAACCTTTCTCATCAATTGGAGGATTATATTGTTTTTCAAATCCTCACTCGCAGCCAGGTTATTGCCACCACGCTTACCGGCGCGGCAAATTCTATTTTAGGCGAAAAACGTTTTCATACTGTATTTATAGATGAAGCCGCACAGGCAATGGAACCCGCGGCGTGGATTCCGATCCTTCGCGCAAACCGGGTAATCATGGCAGGAGATCACTGTCAGCTGCCTCCAACCGTAAAATCCATTGAGGCTGGCCGTAGAGGTCTGAGTCAAACTTTGTTTGAGTCTGTTATCGCCCATAAGGATGTGGACGTCATGCTCGACCGGCAATATCGAATGAACGAGCAGATCATGCGATTTTCCGGAAGAAAGTTTTATGACAATAATCTTCACGCCGATATACAGGTAAAAGACCATGTGCTCGGCCCGGAATTTCCTCCCGTAGAATTTGTAGACACCGCAGGCTGTGGTTTTGATGAGATATTAAATCAGGAATCAAGGAGCAGAGGCAACCCGGAAGAAGCTAATCTTTTGTTGAAACATCTGGCAACACTTTTCAATCAGATTACAGAACAGGTGCCCGGTGTATTGAACGAAAATTTTTCATTGGGCATTATTTCCCCATATAAGGAACAGGTCAGAATTATCAGTAACCAGATTCAGAATAGCCCTATGCTGTCCAATTTCCAGCCTTATATTTCGGTAAATACAATTGATGGATTTCAGGGGCAGGAGCGGGATGTTATTTATATCAGCCTGGTGCGGTCAAATGAAAAAAACGAGATAGGTTTTTTAAAGGACATTCGGAGAATGAATGTCGCACTGACAAGAGCCAGAAAAAAGCTTGTTGTGGTAGGGGATAGCTCCACTTTAGGCAACGATCCTTTTTACCACGACTTTTTGGATTATATAGAAGAAATAGGCGCCTACCACAGTGCATGGGAATGGATGCATCTGGAATAGGCGTTATAAAGCGAATCATCAGATAGCATCTGAAAATATCAGATCATCCTCTGTAATCTCATTATTATCACTGATCAGTGCAGCTCTTTCTACAAGTGCTTTAAGTTCACGCACATTTCCCGGCCAGCCATGATTGAGCATGTCTTCCAGGGCACCTTTTGAAAATGCCTTCAGAGGCATCCGGTTCTGGTCACAAAAGTGTTTGAGGAAATATTTTGCGAGGATCAGCACATCATTTCCCCGGTCTCGAAGCGGTGGCAGATGA
Proteins encoded in this region:
- a CDS encoding AAA domain-containing protein produces the protein MTPSLEKLGHLQDLLKIEKEEDIRLYREMVLERSLTERVKRGISWYPLVMKRLFVGFGDKIVVELEESVAGKTKTANFQAGDPVSIFGNVSDQEMGRNTGVIASIRKGVIRIALNSEQIPEWITSARLGIDPEFDDKTYQEMERALRKVIEPGKNHRLAELREIFSGDSVPEFHNWKVTYSNPALNQSQNRAVQRVLEAHDIAIIHGPPGTGKTTTLVQAIKEVLLHEHQVLVCAPSNTAVDLLTLKCHQEGISVVRIGNPVRVEEALQELTVDGLMASHEDYQALRKLRKDAEAIKTAALKFKRNFGARERQQRQELMREARDLKNLSHQLEDYIVFQILTRSQVIATTLTGAANSILGEKRFHTVFIDEAAQAMEPAAWIPILRANRVIMAGDHCQLPPTVKSIEAGRRGLSQTLFESVIAHKDVDVMLDRQYRMNEQIMRFSGRKFYDNNLHADIQVKDHVLGPEFPPVEFVDTAGCGFDEILNQESRSRGNPEEANLLLKHLATLFNQITEQVPGVLNENFSLGIISPYKEQVRIISNQIQNSPMLSNFQPYISVNTIDGFQGQERDVIYISLVRSNEKNEIGFLKDIRRMNVALTRARKKLVVVGDSSTLGNDPFYHDFLDYIEEIGAYHSAWEWMHLE